In Arthrobacter sp. MN05-02, one genomic interval encodes:
- a CDS encoding glucose-1-phosphate adenylyltransferase, producing the protein MDQQAQFRRQPRILAIVLAGGAGGRLGALTDHRAKPAMPLGGSFRLIDVSLSNLHHSGISDVWIMEQYQPKTINDHLRNGRPWDLDRTRGGLLVLPPFSGHEGEGFAEGNADGLLRQASFIRDFAPDLVLVLSSDHLYRLDYRDVVDTHLRTGAALTMVTVAFDGDASDHGVVTVGDDGRVTGFAYKPEEPQSDIVTAEVFLYTAKTLLDSLEHLQDSHDGLGDYGHHLVPHLVKQGSVVEHRLDGYWRDLGTPANYLRAHLDLVDGTGLDLADPEWPLLTEPPQLVPAFIGEGAVVSDSLVAPGATVRGTVRRSVIGAGATVEAGAVVEDSVLLSRVRLRSGTHVRYAIVDADADLSGDYAGAAAEDPAVVDRTGQLGD; encoded by the coding sequence ATGGACCAGCAGGCACAATTCCGGCGTCAGCCCCGCATCCTCGCGATCGTACTGGCAGGAGGGGCGGGAGGGCGCCTCGGTGCCCTCACCGACCACCGCGCGAAACCTGCCATGCCGCTCGGCGGCAGCTTCCGCCTGATCGACGTCTCCCTGTCGAACCTGCACCACAGCGGGATCTCCGACGTGTGGATCATGGAGCAGTACCAGCCCAAGACCATCAACGACCACCTCCGCAACGGACGGCCGTGGGACCTCGACCGCACGCGCGGCGGGTTGCTCGTGCTGCCCCCGTTCAGCGGCCACGAGGGTGAGGGGTTCGCCGAGGGCAACGCGGACGGCCTGCTCCGCCAGGCGTCCTTCATCCGGGACTTCGCGCCGGACCTGGTCCTCGTGCTCAGCTCCGATCACCTGTACCGGCTGGACTACCGCGACGTCGTCGACACCCACCTCCGGACGGGAGCCGCGCTGACGATGGTCACCGTCGCTTTCGACGGCGACGCCTCCGACCACGGGGTCGTGACCGTGGGCGACGACGGCAGGGTGACCGGCTTCGCCTACAAGCCCGAGGAACCGCAGTCGGACATCGTCACGGCCGAGGTCTTCCTGTACACGGCGAAGACCCTGCTGGATTCGCTGGAGCACCTGCAGGACAGCCACGACGGTCTCGGCGACTACGGCCACCATCTGGTGCCCCACCTCGTGAAGCAGGGGTCCGTCGTCGAGCACAGACTCGACGGGTACTGGCGCGACCTCGGGACGCCGGCCAACTACCTGCGCGCCCACCTCGACCTGGTGGACGGCACGGGGCTGGACCTCGCCGACCCGGAATGGCCCCTCCTCACCGAACCGCCGCAGCTGGTCCCGGCGTTCATCGGCGAGGGCGCCGTCGTCAGCGACTCGCTCGTGGCGCCCGGCGCCACCGTGCGCGGGACGGTCCGCCGGAGCGTGATCGGCGCGGGGGCGACGGTCGAGGCGGGCGCCGTGGTCGAGGACTCCGTCCTGCTGAGCCGGGTCCGGCTGCGCAGTGGCACCCACGTCCGGTATGCGATCGTCGATGCGGATGCGGACCTCTCCGGCGACTACGCCGGTGCCGCTGCCGAGGACCCCGCCGTCGTCGACCGGACCGGGCAGCTCGGCGACTGA